From the genome of Bos indicus x Bos taurus breed Angus x Brahman F1 hybrid chromosome 14, Bos_hybrid_MaternalHap_v2.0, whole genome shotgun sequence, one region includes:
- the ELOC gene encoding elongin-C: MDGEEKTYGGCEGPDAMYVKLISSDGHEFIVKREHALTSGTIKAMLSGPGQFAENETNEVNFREIPSHVLSKVCMYFTYKVRYTNSSTEIPEFPIAPEIALELLMAANFLDC, translated from the exons ATGG atggagaagagaaaaccTATGGTGGCTGTGAGGGCCCTGATGCCATGTATGTCAAATTGATATCTTCAGATGGTCATGAGTTTATTGTAAAGAGAGAACATGCGCTAACATCAGGAACAATAAAAGCCATGTTGAGTGGCCCAG gtCAGTTTGCGGAGAATGAAACTAATGAAGTCAATTTTAGAGAGATCCCTTCACATGTGCTATCGAAAGTATGCATGTATTTTACCTACAAGGTTCGCTACACTAACAGCTCCACGGAGATTCCTGAATTCCCAATTGCACCTGAAATTGCACTGGAACTGCTGATGGCTGCGAACTTCCTAGATTGttaa
- the TMEM70 gene encoding transmembrane protein 70, mitochondrial: MLFLALGGPWAAGLRLSGKRTALWASSALRDPRAAVSRAASCRGSSGRVGGTGLSAAAPVLRRVRAQIPVCWERGVRCSHTQLDKSEDGRLIYTGNLARTVFGVKCFSYSTSLISLAFLPYIFAQNNVIFGSLPLQILFYGTIGSFTVITPALLHFLTKGYVIRLYHEARTDTYKAITYSVVLSEKSTVFHQNDVKIPNSTHVFTTFYAKTKSLLVNPALFPNPEDYNHLMGYDKPFTFDLEEASEKKQLKEEK; the protein is encoded by the exons ATGCTGTTTCTGGCGTTGGGCGGCCCGTGGGCGGCCGGACTGCGGCTCAGCGGGAAGAGGACAGCGCTGTGGGCTTCCAGCGCGCTCCGAGACCCCAGGGCGGCTGTCTCGAGGGCGGCCTCCTGCAGAGGCTCCTCAGGGCGCGTCGGGGGCACGGGGCTGTCGGCTGCCGCGCCTGTTCTGCGTCGGGTGCGAGCCCAG ATACCTGTTTGTTGGGAAAGAGGTGTTCGATGTTCACATACACAGCTTGACAAATCAGAAGATGGAAGGCTGATTTATACTGGGAATTTGGCCCGAACAGTATTTG gtgTGAAGTGTTTTTCTTACTCTACAAGTCTGATCAGCCTTGCGTTTCTACCATACATTTTTGCACAAAATAATGTTATATTTGGAAGTCTCCCTTTGCAAATCTTATTTTATGGCACCATAGGAAGCTTTACAGTGATCACTCCAGCACTGCTTCACTTTCTTACAAAAGGCTATGTCATTCGCTTGTACCATGAGGCCAGAACAGACACTTACAAAGCCATTACTTACAGTGTTGTACTTTCGGAAAAAAGTACAGTATTTCACCAGAATGATGTGAAGATTCCAAACAGCACGCATGTGTTTACTACGTTTTATGCTAAAACGAAATCATTGTTAGTTAATCCAGCACTCTTTCCAAACCCTGAAGACTATAACCATTTAATGGGTTATGACAAACCATTCACTTTTGATCTGGAAGAAGCCAGTGAAAAGAAACAgcttaaagaagagaaatga